Proteins from a single region of Pseudomonas fulva:
- the pfkB gene encoding 1-phosphofructokinase, protein MARILTLTLNPALDLTVSLDTLQPGNVNRSLGMTSHAAGKGLNVAQVLADLGHKVTVSGFLGQANAAPFEQLIHRRGFSDAFVRVPGETRSNIKLAERDGRITDLNGPGPEVDEAHQAQLLARLEEIAAGHDAVVVAGSLPRGVTAEWFAALLRRLATSGLPVALDTSGAALRAGLTVSPWLIKPNEEELAEACELEPASAEQLDAAIGMLRAAGVEHVLLSRGSQGADWFGPHGVLNARPPRVEVASTVGAGDSLLAATLHGLLSDWPAERTLRLATAVAAQAVTQIGFGIHDRQQLARLEAAVTVTSKQ, encoded by the coding sequence ATGGCGCGGATTCTTACCCTGACCCTCAACCCGGCGCTGGACCTGACCGTCAGCCTCGATACCCTGCAGCCCGGCAACGTCAACCGCAGCCTGGGCATGACCAGCCATGCGGCGGGCAAGGGGCTCAACGTGGCGCAGGTACTGGCCGATCTCGGTCACAAGGTCACGGTCAGTGGCTTTCTTGGCCAGGCCAATGCGGCGCCGTTCGAGCAACTGATTCACCGCCGGGGTTTCAGCGATGCCTTCGTGCGCGTGCCGGGTGAGACGCGCAGTAACATCAAGCTCGCCGAGCGCGACGGCCGCATCACCGACCTCAACGGACCGGGCCCCGAGGTGGACGAGGCCCACCAGGCGCAACTGCTCGCTCGGCTGGAAGAGATCGCCGCGGGTCACGATGCGGTGGTGGTGGCCGGCAGCCTGCCGCGCGGGGTGACGGCCGAATGGTTCGCCGCCCTGCTGCGCCGTCTGGCGACGTCTGGCCTGCCGGTGGCGCTGGATACCAGTGGCGCGGCGCTGCGGGCCGGGCTGACGGTAAGCCCCTGGCTGATCAAGCCCAACGAAGAGGAGCTGGCCGAAGCCTGCGAGCTGGAACCCGCCTCTGCCGAGCAGTTGGACGCCGCCATCGGCATGCTGCGCGCGGCCGGTGTCGAGCATGTGCTGCTCTCGCGCGGCTCGCAAGGTGCCGATTGGTTCGGCCCCCATGGCGTGCTCAATGCCCGGCCACCTCGAGTGGAGGTGGCCAGCACCGTGGGCGCCGGCGATTCGCTGCTCGCTGCCACGCTGCACGGCCTGCTCAGTGATTGGCCCGCCGAGCGCACGCTGCGCCTGGCAACGGCGGTCGCCGCCCAGGCGGTCACGCAAATCGGTTTCGGAATTCACGATCGGCAACAGCTCGCCCGCCTGGAAGCGGCGGTGACTGTCACGTCGAAACAATAA
- a CDS encoding PTS fructose-like transporter subunit IIB — translation MNVLIVTACPNGQVTSVLCSRLLQAAAERLGWSTQVEVHDAKAIGSPLSAAAIEAAELVLVVKTGELDLQRFVGKRVVQSTPSEALADPQQFLRSAAERAQVLEQAAPVAAAASGKPKLVAITACPTGVAHTFMAAEALQQAAEQLGYDLQVETRGSVGARNLLDEASIAAADVVLLATDIEVETDRFAGKKVYRCGTGIALKQPKQTLQKALAEAVLQQGGAQAQSAESGKSATRSGPYKHLLTGVSFMLPMVVAGGLLIALSFVFGIEAFKQEGTLPAALMKIGGDAAFALMIPVLAGYIAYSIADRPGLAPGMIGGMLASALGTGFLGGIIAGFLAGYLAMGLNRWLRLPQSIEALKPILLIPLLASLVTGLAMIYVVGTPVAGIMASLETFLQNMGTTNAILLGLLLGGMMCVDLGGPINKAAYAFSVGLLASQSYAPMAATMAAGMVPPIGMAIATLLARRKFSQTEREAGKAAGVLGLCFISEGAIPFAAKDPLRVIPASIAGGALTGALSMYFGCKLMAPHGGLFVLLIPNAINHALLYLLAIVAGSLVTGVVYALIKRPEVETLAVAAKA, via the coding sequence ATGAATGTGCTGATCGTTACTGCCTGCCCCAACGGGCAGGTCACCAGCGTGCTGTGTTCCCGCCTGCTGCAGGCAGCGGCCGAACGCCTCGGCTGGTCCACCCAGGTCGAAGTGCACGATGCCAAGGCCATCGGCTCACCCTTGAGCGCAGCGGCCATCGAGGCCGCGGAGCTGGTGCTGGTGGTCAAGACCGGCGAGCTGGATCTGCAGCGCTTCGTGGGCAAGCGCGTGGTGCAGTCGACGCCTTCCGAGGCACTGGCCGACCCGCAACAGTTTCTGCGCAGTGCTGCCGAACGGGCACAGGTACTCGAGCAGGCGGCGCCGGTCGCTGCCGCGGCTTCGGGCAAGCCGAAGCTGGTGGCGATCACCGCCTGCCCCACCGGTGTAGCGCACACCTTCATGGCGGCCGAAGCGCTGCAACAGGCAGCCGAGCAACTGGGCTACGACTTGCAGGTCGAGACCCGCGGTTCCGTCGGCGCGCGCAACCTGCTCGACGAGGCGAGCATCGCGGCGGCCGATGTAGTGCTGCTGGCCACCGATATCGAAGTGGAAACCGACCGCTTCGCCGGTAAGAAGGTCTATCGGTGCGGTACGGGCATCGCCCTCAAGCAACCTAAGCAGACACTGCAGAAGGCGCTGGCCGAAGCTGTACTGCAGCAAGGCGGCGCACAGGCGCAGAGCGCCGAGAGCGGCAAGTCCGCCACCAGGAGCGGCCCCTACAAGCATCTGTTGACCGGGGTCTCCTTCATGCTGCCGATGGTGGTGGCGGGTGGATTGCTGATCGCCCTGTCGTTCGTGTTCGGCATCGAGGCCTTCAAGCAGGAAGGTACCCTTCCGGCAGCGTTGATGAAGATCGGTGGCGATGCCGCGTTCGCGCTGATGATCCCGGTGCTGGCAGGCTATATCGCCTACTCGATCGCCGACCGCCCCGGGCTTGCGCCCGGCATGATCGGCGGCATGTTGGCCAGTGCCCTGGGCACCGGTTTTCTGGGCGGCATCATCGCCGGCTTCCTGGCCGGTTACCTGGCCATGGGCCTGAACCGCTGGTTGCGCCTGCCGCAGAGCATCGAGGCGCTCAAGCCGATTCTGCTGATCCCGCTGCTGGCCAGCCTGGTAACCGGCCTGGCGATGATCTACGTGGTGGGGACCCCGGTTGCCGGCATCATGGCGTCGCTGGAGACCTTCCTGCAGAACATGGGCACCACCAACGCCATCCTGCTCGGGCTGCTGCTCGGCGGCATGATGTGCGTGGACCTCGGCGGGCCGATCAACAAGGCCGCCTATGCGTTCTCGGTTGGCCTGCTGGCCTCGCAGAGCTATGCGCCGATGGCCGCCACCATGGCTGCGGGCATGGTGCCGCCGATCGGCATGGCCATCGCCACCCTGCTGGCACGGCGCAAGTTCAGCCAGACCGAGCGCGAGGCCGGCAAGGCTGCCGGGGTGCTGGGGCTGTGTTTCATCTCGGAGGGTGCGATTCCCTTCGCCGCCAAGGATCCACTGCGGGTCATTCCGGCCAGCATCGCCGGCGGTGCACTGACCGGCGCGCTGTCGATGTACTTCGGCTGCAAGCTGATGGCGCCGCATGGCGGCTTGTTCGTGCTGCTGATCCCCAACGCCATCAACCATGCGCTGCTGTATCTGCTGGCCATCGTGGCGGGCAGCCTGGTGACCGGCGTGGTCTACGCGCTGATCAAGCGCCCGGAAGTCGAAACCCTGGCGGTCGCGGCCAAGGCCTGA
- the crp gene encoding cAMP-activated global transcriptional regulator CRP — protein MVAITLTPKVKNFDKLLAHCHRRRYTAKSTIIYAGDRSETLYFIVKGSVTILIEDDDGREMIIAYLNPGDFFGEMGLFCKEGAEKERSAWVRAKTECEVAELSYTKFRELTQQDPDIMFALGSQMAERLRNTTRKVGDLAFLDVTGRVARTLLDLCKQPDAMTHPDGMQIKITRQEIGRIVGCSREMVGRVLKSLEEQGLVYVKGKTMVVFGTR, from the coding sequence ATGGTCGCTATTACTCTCACGCCAAAGGTCAAGAACTTCGACAAGCTCCTGGCCCATTGCCACCGTCGTCGCTATACGGCCAAGAGCACCATCATCTACGCCGGTGATCGCAGCGAAACCCTGTACTTCATCGTCAAGGGCTCGGTCACCATCCTGATCGAAGACGACGATGGCCGCGAGATGATCATCGCGTACCTCAACCCGGGTGATTTCTTCGGCGAGATGGGCCTGTTCTGCAAGGAAGGCGCCGAGAAGGAGCGCAGCGCCTGGGTGCGTGCGAAAACCGAATGTGAAGTGGCCGAGCTGAGCTACACCAAGTTCCGCGAACTGACCCAGCAGGACCCGGACATCATGTTCGCCCTGGGCTCGCAGATGGCCGAGCGCCTGCGCAACACCACCCGCAAGGTTGGCGACCTGGCGTTTCTCGACGTGACCGGGCGCGTGGCGCGCACCCTGCTCGACCTGTGCAAGCAGCCCGATGCGATGACCCACCCGGACGGCATGCAGATCAAGATCACCCGTCAGGAAATCGGTCGTATCGTCGGCTGCTCGCGGGAGATGGTCGGTCGTGTCCTCAAGTCCCTGGAAGAACAGGGCCTGGTGTACGTGAAGGGCAAGACCATGGTGGTGTTCGGCACTCGCTGA
- a CDS encoding OsmC family protein, translated as MKARVQWAGEALFLGESGSGHAVVMDGPPENGGRNLGVRPMEMLLIGLGGCSNFDVVSILKKSRQPVESCEAFLEAERASEDPKVFTKIHLHFVVKGRGLKEARVKRAVELSAEKYCSASIMLGRAGVEITHDYEIVELGA; from the coding sequence ATGAAAGCTCGCGTTCAATGGGCCGGAGAAGCGCTGTTTCTCGGCGAGTCAGGCAGCGGCCACGCGGTGGTGATGGACGGGCCTCCCGAGAATGGCGGCCGCAATCTGGGCGTGCGCCCCATGGAAATGCTGCTGATCGGCCTGGGCGGCTGCAGCAACTTCGATGTGGTGAGCATCCTCAAGAAATCCCGCCAGCCGGTCGAGAGTTGCGAAGCCTTTCTGGAGGCCGAGCGCGCGTCCGAGGATCCCAAGGTCTTCACCAAGATCCACCTGCATTTCGTGGTCAAGGGCCGCGGCCTGAAGGAAGCCCGGGTCAAGCGGGCGGTTGAGCTGTCGGCGGAAAAGTACTGCTCGGCCTCGATCATGCTCGGCCGCGCCGGCGTGGAGATCACCCACGATTACGAAATCGTCGAGCTGGGTGCCTAA
- the coq7 gene encoding 2-polyprenyl-3-methyl-6-methoxy-1,4-benzoquinone monooxygenase: MANDRLYSPADRLLLQADMALRTLLPFSGQPSRPSPAIVEQETELDARQTRHIAGLMRINHTGEVCAQALYQGQALTARLPRVREAMEHAADEEIDHLAWCEQRIRQLGSHPSVLNPLFYGLSFGVGAVAGLVSDRVSLGFVAATEDQVVKHLDEHLEQIPEQDAKSRAILEQMRSDELEHANSALDAGGVRFPAPIKLGMTLLSRVMTKTTYRI, from the coding sequence ATGGCCAACGACCGCCTTTATTCGCCCGCCGACCGCCTGCTGCTGCAAGCCGATATGGCGCTGCGCACGCTACTGCCCTTCAGTGGGCAACCCTCGCGCCCGTCGCCCGCCATCGTCGAGCAGGAAACCGAGCTCGATGCCAGGCAGACCCGCCATATCGCCGGGCTGATGCGCATCAACCACACCGGCGAGGTGTGCGCCCAGGCGTTGTATCAGGGCCAGGCGCTGACCGCGCGGTTGCCGCGGGTGCGCGAAGCCATGGAACATGCGGCGGATGAGGAAATTGATCACCTGGCCTGGTGCGAGCAACGCATTCGCCAACTGGGCAGCCATCCCAGCGTGCTCAATCCGCTGTTCTACGGGCTGTCGTTCGGCGTGGGGGCGGTAGCCGGCCTGGTCAGCGACCGGGTCAGCCTGGGCTTCGTCGCGGCGACCGAGGATCAGGTGGTCAAGCACCTGGACGAGCACCTGGAGCAGATCCCCGAACAGGACGCCAAGTCCCGGGCGATTCTGGAGCAGATGCGCAGCGACGAGCTGGAGCACGCCAACAGCGCGCTGGATGCCGGCGGCGTGCGTTTTCCTGCGCCGATCAAGCTGGGCATGACACTGTTGTCCAGGGTCATGACCAAAACCACTTACCGCATCTGA
- a CDS encoding AAA family ATPase, translating to MKNDIHDLGLVLDSKVKLVLIESWDERRVLETLTGLAVRRGLSLFTWSITDGLRRGDFTGEAFTESDSHEPEVALRLIKADPQASLYVMCDLHPFLDDNPKLVRLLKEVAMADAAHAPTLVLVSHACKLPPEVQRYAARFNLALPGEDELLAIVREEAARWSERNRNRRVRTDNRTLQQVVKNLRGMSHAEARLLARNLICDDGAITQEDLPELNKAKFELLDLDGVLSYEHDTARFADVGGLANLKRWLGERQRMFFAGEGVDTPKGMLLVGVQGSGKSLAAKAVAGLWGLPLLRLDFGCLYNKFFGETERNLREALALAEQMSPCVLWVDEIEKGLASGDQDGGVSQRVLGTLLTWMAERKSSVFMVATANVIDRLPPELVRKGRFDELFFVDLPEAEIRAEIFRIHLQRRELEPSAFDLAQLAAASDGFSGAEIEQVVVSALYAAQAQQQAVDNGTLLRGIQATSPLSVIMAERLGELRAWARGRTVSAN from the coding sequence GTGAAGAACGATATTCACGACCTGGGACTGGTGCTCGATTCCAAGGTCAAGCTGGTACTGATCGAGTCCTGGGACGAGCGGCGGGTGCTGGAAACCCTGACCGGCCTGGCGGTGCGCCGCGGCCTGAGCCTGTTCACCTGGTCGATCACCGATGGTTTGCGGCGCGGCGACTTCACCGGCGAGGCATTCACCGAGAGCGATAGCCACGAGCCCGAGGTGGCGTTGCGGCTGATCAAGGCCGACCCGCAGGCCAGTCTCTACGTGATGTGCGATCTGCATCCGTTTCTCGATGACAACCCCAAGCTGGTGCGCCTGCTCAAGGAGGTCGCCATGGCCGATGCAGCCCATGCGCCGACCCTGGTGCTGGTGTCCCATGCCTGCAAATTGCCGCCGGAGGTGCAGCGCTATGCCGCGCGTTTCAACCTGGCGCTGCCGGGTGAAGACGAGCTGCTGGCCATCGTGCGCGAAGAGGCGGCGCGCTGGAGCGAGCGCAACCGTAATCGTCGGGTGCGTACCGACAACCGCACCCTGCAGCAGGTGGTGAAGAACCTGCGCGGCATGAGCCATGCCGAGGCGAGGCTGCTGGCGCGCAACCTGATCTGCGATGACGGCGCCATCACCCAGGAAGACCTGCCGGAGTTGAACAAGGCCAAGTTCGAGCTGCTCGATCTCGACGGCGTGCTCAGCTATGAACATGACACGGCGCGGTTCGCCGATGTCGGGGGGCTGGCCAATCTGAAACGCTGGCTGGGCGAGCGCCAGCGCATGTTCTTCGCCGGCGAAGGTGTGGACACCCCCAAGGGCATGCTGCTGGTCGGGGTGCAGGGTTCGGGCAAGAGCCTGGCGGCCAAGGCGGTTGCCGGGCTGTGGGGGCTGCCGCTGCTGCGCCTGGACTTCGGCTGCCTGTACAACAAATTCTTCGGTGAGACCGAGCGCAATCTGCGCGAGGCGCTGGCGCTGGCCGAGCAGATGTCGCCCTGCGTGCTGTGGGTCGACGAGATCGAGAAGGGCCTGGCCAGCGGCGACCAGGATGGCGGCGTCAGCCAGCGCGTGCTGGGAACCCTGCTGACCTGGATGGCCGAGCGCAAATCCTCGGTGTTCATGGTGGCCACCGCCAACGTGATCGATCGCCTGCCGCCTGAGCTGGTGCGCAAGGGGCGTTTCGACGAGCTGTTCTTCGTCGACCTGCCCGAGGCGGAGATTCGCGCGGAAATCTTTCGCATTCACCTGCAGCGCCGCGAGCTGGAACCTTCGGCGTTCGACCTGGCGCAATTGGCGGCGGCCTCCGACGGCTTTTCCGGCGCCGAGATCGAGCAGGTGGTGGTCAGCGCCCTGTATGCGGCCCAGGCGCAACAGCAGGCGGTCGATAACGGCACGCTGCTCCGCGGTATTCAGGCCACCTCGCCGTTGTCGGTGATCATGGCCGAGCGGCTGGGCGAACTGCGGGCCTGGGCGCGTGGGCGGACGGTCAGCGCGAACTGA
- a CDS encoding SDR family NAD(P)-dependent oxidoreductase: MSRYALVTGASSGIGLALAEALARRGRNLILVARKRDALESIAYELTQRFSVDVLFRVCDLSEPLQLSGLLHELEQNGQVIELLVNNAGLGSGGAFVAQDWRREQQLLEVNVLALARLCHAIGTVMAARGHGQILNIASVAAFQPGPWMSSYYASKAYVLHFSEGLREELRPHGVKVSVLCPGPTHSAFFRNAQLDTTALERGKLMLSAEEVALIAVRGLERNRAIIVPGWRNRLLTMAPRLFPRWLVRRIAARINRRFGRA, translated from the coding sequence ATGTCACGTTATGCCCTGGTCACGGGAGCCTCGAGCGGCATCGGCCTTGCGTTGGCCGAAGCGCTGGCCCGTCGCGGGCGTAACCTGATCCTCGTGGCACGCAAGCGCGACGCGCTGGAAAGCATCGCCTATGAGCTGACCCAGCGCTTTTCCGTGGACGTGCTGTTTCGGGTCTGCGACCTCAGCGAACCGCTGCAGCTTTCCGGTCTGCTGCACGAGCTGGAGCAGAACGGCCAGGTCATCGAGCTGCTGGTGAACAATGCGGGGCTGGGCAGTGGTGGCGCCTTCGTCGCCCAGGACTGGCGCCGTGAGCAGCAACTGCTGGAAGTCAACGTGCTGGCCCTGGCGCGCCTGTGCCACGCCATCGGCACGGTCATGGCAGCCCGCGGCCACGGGCAGATTCTCAATATCGCCTCGGTCGCCGCGTTCCAGCCCGGCCCCTGGATGAGCAGCTACTACGCCAGCAAGGCCTACGTGCTGCACTTCTCCGAGGGGCTGCGCGAGGAACTGCGCCCCCATGGCGTCAAGGTCTCGGTGCTCTGCCCCGGCCCGACCCACAGCGCCTTCTTCCGCAATGCGCAGCTCGATACCACGGCGCTCGAACGCGGCAAGCTGATGCTCAGCGCCGAGGAGGTGGCATTGATCGCCGTGCGTGGCCTGGAGCGTAACCGCGCGATCATCGTGCCCGGTTGGCGCAATCGCCTGCTGACGATGGCGCCCCGGCTGTTTCCGCGCTGGCTGGTGCGGCGAATCGCGGCGCGCATCAATCGCCGCTTCGGCCGCGCCTGA
- a CDS encoding DUF805 domain-containing protein, translating to MSQLRYKIVFDGSLMPDTSLDEVKANLASLFKSDRARIDALFGRGPVAIKRDLEEAQAEQYLNVLQRAGARARKEPDLAAALSLVETDEEKAAKVEPAGQPQTSMTCPKCGHQQFTAAECSACGVIIEKYLARQAAAPESKEPRPSSAAAAQPQTPYSPPKADIAPHAGQVGQLKINSFKGRIGRMRYLAWSLALLFIFVAIMAGISAITVVAETLGSILLIAAVIGMLVVSAQIGVQRLHDMGGSGWLWLLNLVPIISSVFWIVMLVVPGPAGSNRYGPPPPPNSLGVNLVAGIFLILLIGGLLMVFLSGFAMLAIFGGLFGELLSGS from the coding sequence ATGAGCCAGCTCCGCTACAAGATCGTCTTCGATGGCAGCCTGATGCCCGACACCTCGCTGGACGAGGTCAAGGCCAACCTGGCCAGCCTGTTCAAAAGCGATCGCGCACGCATCGACGCCCTGTTCGGCCGCGGCCCGGTGGCCATCAAACGTGACCTGGAAGAAGCCCAGGCCGAGCAGTACCTGAACGTGCTGCAGCGTGCCGGTGCCCGCGCCCGCAAGGAGCCGGACCTGGCCGCGGCGCTGAGCCTCGTGGAAACGGATGAGGAGAAGGCCGCCAAGGTGGAGCCAGCGGGACAGCCGCAGACGTCCATGACCTGCCCCAAGTGCGGTCACCAGCAGTTCACGGCCGCCGAGTGCTCGGCCTGTGGTGTGATCATCGAGAAGTACCTGGCTCGCCAGGCAGCAGCGCCAGAGAGCAAGGAACCTCGTCCCAGCTCGGCTGCCGCCGCTCAGCCACAGACGCCCTACTCGCCGCCCAAGGCGGATATCGCCCCCCATGCAGGCCAGGTTGGCCAGTTGAAGATCAACTCGTTCAAGGGCCGGATCGGCAGGATGCGTTACCTGGCCTGGTCGCTCGCCTTGCTGTTCATCTTCGTCGCCATCATGGCCGGTATCTCGGCCATCACGGTGGTTGCCGAGACCCTCGGCAGCATCCTGCTGATCGCCGCGGTGATCGGCATGCTGGTGGTCAGCGCGCAGATCGGCGTGCAGCGCCTGCATGACATGGGCGGGTCCGGCTGGTTGTGGCTGCTCAATCTGGTGCCGATCATCAGCAGCGTGTTCTGGATCGTCATGCTGGTGGTGCCGGGCCCCGCCGGCAGCAACCGCTACGGCCCGCCACCGCCACCCAACAGTCTCGGCGTGAACCTGGTGGCGGGCATCTTCCTGATCCTGCTGATCGGCGGCCTGTTGATGGTGTTCCTCAGCGGCTTTGCCATGCTGGCGATCTTCGGTGGCCTGTTCGGCGAACTGCTGAGCGGCAGCTGA
- the hemJ gene encoding protoporphyrinogen oxidase HemJ, whose amino-acid sequence MLYLWIKALHIVAMVCWFAGLFYLPRLFVYHAMSEDAPSRERFSTMERKLYRGIMTPAMIATLVLGVGLLMLAPGWMSQGWMHAKLTLVILLVGYHHVCGAMYKRLARGENRRSHVFYRWFNEVPVLMLIAIVILVVVRPF is encoded by the coding sequence ATGCTTTATCTGTGGATCAAAGCCCTGCACATCGTCGCCATGGTCTGCTGGTTTGCCGGTCTGTTCTACCTGCCCCGGCTGTTCGTGTACCACGCCATGAGCGAGGACGCACCGAGCCGTGAACGCTTCAGCACCATGGAGCGCAAACTGTACCGCGGCATCATGACACCAGCGATGATCGCCACACTGGTACTGGGCGTGGGTCTGTTGATGCTCGCCCCCGGCTGGATGAGCCAGGGCTGGATGCATGCCAAGCTGACCCTGGTGATTCTGCTGGTGGGTTACCACCACGTGTGCGGCGCCATGTACAAGCGCCTGGCCCGCGGCGAGAACAGGCGCAGCCACGTGTTCTACCGCTGGTTCAACGAGGTGCCGGTGCTGATGTTGATCGCCATCGTCATCCTGGTCGTGGTCAGGCCATTCTGA
- a CDS encoding DUF6776 family protein — protein MLLLVAVPLAFYAGNWWQGRSTQQQALAFEQTQAQVEVQARELDELRQRMAVLSSGEQLAQQSNEQSRLTIKLLEEQNFKQQQELAFYKGVLAPDSKVTGLLIRSFDVHATETPGVYRFKLMLSRIGKDDKPLQGRLNVQLEGSMNGKAKSLPLSQLSGDLPEGSTEKAIPFAFKHLQAIPEGGRLGELRIPEGFVPKRIGIKADVEGGKAVERQIDWTDG, from the coding sequence GTGCTGCTGCTTGTCGCGGTGCCGCTTGCCTTCTACGCGGGCAACTGGTGGCAGGGCAGGTCCACGCAGCAGCAGGCACTGGCATTCGAGCAGACCCAGGCGCAGGTCGAGGTACAGGCGCGCGAGCTCGACGAGCTGCGCCAGCGCATGGCGGTGCTCAGCAGCGGTGAACAGCTGGCACAGCAATCCAACGAGCAGAGCCGCCTGACCATCAAGCTGCTGGAGGAGCAGAACTTCAAGCAGCAGCAGGAACTGGCCTTCTACAAAGGGGTATTGGCGCCGGACAGCAAGGTCACTGGCCTGCTGATCCGCAGCTTCGATGTCCACGCAACGGAAACACCGGGCGTCTATCGTTTCAAGCTCATGCTCAGCCGCATCGGCAAGGATGACAAGCCGCTGCAGGGGCGTTTGAACGTGCAGCTGGAAGGCAGCATGAACGGCAAGGCGAAGAGCCTGCCGCTGAGCCAGTTGAGCGGCGATCTCCCGGAAGGCTCGACCGAGAAGGCGATCCCCTTCGCGTTCAAGCACCTGCAGGCAATCCCCGAAGGGGGGCGGCTGGGTGAACTGCGAATACCCGAGGGTTTCGTGCCCAAGCGCATAGGTATCAAGGCTGATGTCGAGGGTGGAAAAGCCGTCGAGCGTCAAATCGATTGGACTGACGGATAG
- a CDS encoding bactofilin family protein has translation MWNKGKGKADMQRFAGKTSLIAAGAVFRGDLEFQGAVQIDGKVLGDILTEQGLVRVSVEGQVEGEVRAPHVVIDGEIVGDVYASQHVELGPKARVRGNLYYGLMEMAMGAQVEGGLRPIKEQDRPLELPESVDDAQ, from the coding sequence ATGTGGAATAAAGGCAAGGGCAAGGCAGACATGCAGCGCTTCGCGGGCAAGACCAGCCTGATCGCGGCAGGCGCGGTATTTCGTGGCGACCTGGAGTTTCAGGGTGCGGTGCAGATCGACGGCAAGGTGCTCGGCGACATCCTGACCGAGCAGGGGTTGGTGCGGGTCAGCGTCGAAGGGCAGGTTGAAGGCGAGGTGCGCGCCCCCCATGTAGTGATCGATGGCGAGATCGTTGGCGACGTCTACGCCAGCCAGCACGTCGAGCTGGGCCCCAAAGCCCGGGTTCGCGGCAACCTCTATTACGGGCTGATGGAAATGGCCATGGGCGCCCAGGTCGAAGGTGGCCTGCGGCCGATCAAGGAGCAGGACAGACCATTGGAGCTGCCCGAGAGCGTGGATGACGCTCAATAG
- the erpA gene encoding iron-sulfur cluster insertion protein ErpA produces MSVETFTPAAAMQFTQGAASKVKSLVDEEGNPRLKLRVFVTGGGCSGFQYGFTFDEEVADDDTIVEREGVSLVVDPMSFQYLVGAEVDYQEGLEGSRFVIKNPNATTTCGCGSSFSI; encoded by the coding sequence ATGAGCGTCGAAACCTTCACCCCAGCCGCTGCGATGCAGTTCACGCAGGGAGCGGCCAGCAAGGTTAAGAGCCTGGTTGATGAAGAGGGCAACCCGCGCCTGAAGCTGCGCGTGTTCGTGACCGGGGGCGGTTGCTCGGGCTTCCAGTATGGCTTCACCTTCGATGAGGAGGTGGCCGATGACGACACCATCGTCGAACGCGAGGGCGTCAGCCTGGTCGTCGACCCGATGAGCTTCCAATACCTGGTGGGTGCGGAAGTGGATTATCAGGAAGGGCTCGAGGGCTCTCGCTTCGTCATCAAGAACCCCAATGCGACCACCACCTGCGGTTGCGGTTCGTCGTTCTCGATCTGA